Proteins co-encoded in one Arthrobacter sp. ERGS1:01 genomic window:
- the acnA gene encoding aconitate hydratase AcnA produces MTNVDSFGSKGVLNVAGTDYEIFRLNSVEGAKSLPFSLKVLLENLLRTEDGANITADHVRALAGWDPNAEPDTEIQFTPARVIMQDFTGVPCIVDLATMREAVKELGGDPTRVNPLAPAEMVIDHSVQIDVFGNSGAVERNMEIEYQRNGERYQFLRWGQTAFEDFKVVPPGMGIVHQVNIEYLARTVMTRTVDGVLRAYPDTLVGTDSHTTMVNGLGVLGWGVGGIEAEAAMLGQPVSMLIPRVVGFKLTGAIPAGATATDVVLTITEKLRKHGVVGKFVEFYGEGVAAVPLANRATIGNMSPEFGSTAAMFPIDSVTIDYLRLTGRSDDQLALVEAYAKEQGLWHDPSVEIKFSEYLELDLSTVVPSISGPKRPQDRIELTNAKGQFRSDLKNYVAADANADGNTVDESLEESFPASDAPSFTHADNHANDTERVVVSAAAGANGRASAPIHVKNESGVEFELDHGAVSIASITSCTNTSNPSVMLAAAVLARNAVNKGLVSKPWVKTSVAPGSKVVTDYYEKSGLVPYLEKLGFYTVGYGCATCIGNSGPLDTEISAAIAENDLSVTAVLSGNRNFEGRINPDVKMNYLASPPLVIAYALAGSMDFDFETDALGQDDAGNDVFLADIWPNPVEVQEVMDASIDREMFTNSYATIFDGDDRWKSLETPEGNTFEWDPKSTYVRKPPYFEGMKAEAEPVEDITGARVLLKLGDSVTTDHISPAGSFKSETPAGQYLLANGVERKDFNSYGSRRGNHEVMIRGTFANIRIRNQLLDNVEGGFTRDFTVAGGPQAYVYDASINYQAAGTPLVVLAGKEYGSGSSRDWAAKGTALLGVKAVVAESYERIHRSNLIGMGVLPLQYPAGQNAESLGLSGTETFSVEGVTELNNGTTPKTLKVTATAEDGTPVSFDAVLRIDTPGEADYYRNGGILQYVLRQISGS; encoded by the coding sequence ATGACAAATGTGGACAGTTTTGGTTCCAAAGGCGTACTTAATGTTGCCGGAACCGACTACGAGATTTTCCGACTGAACTCGGTTGAAGGCGCGAAGAGCCTTCCGTTCAGCCTCAAGGTATTGCTGGAGAACCTTTTGCGCACCGAAGACGGTGCGAATATCACCGCCGATCACGTGCGTGCATTGGCAGGTTGGGACCCTAACGCGGAGCCCGACACCGAAATCCAGTTCACCCCGGCCCGCGTCATCATGCAGGACTTCACCGGAGTTCCCTGCATCGTTGACCTGGCCACCATGCGCGAGGCCGTGAAGGAACTTGGCGGTGACCCGACCCGGGTGAACCCGCTGGCTCCGGCCGAGATGGTGATCGACCACTCCGTGCAGATTGACGTGTTCGGCAACTCCGGCGCCGTTGAGCGCAACATGGAGATCGAATACCAGCGCAACGGCGAGCGTTACCAGTTCCTGCGCTGGGGCCAGACCGCATTCGAAGACTTCAAGGTCGTCCCCCCGGGCATGGGCATCGTGCACCAGGTCAACATTGAGTACCTGGCCCGTACCGTCATGACCCGCACGGTCGACGGCGTGCTCCGCGCCTACCCGGACACCCTGGTCGGCACCGACTCGCACACCACCATGGTCAACGGCCTGGGCGTGCTGGGTTGGGGCGTTGGCGGCATCGAGGCCGAGGCCGCCATGCTGGGCCAGCCCGTCTCCATGCTGATCCCGCGCGTCGTCGGCTTCAAGCTGACCGGCGCCATCCCGGCCGGCGCCACCGCGACCGACGTCGTGCTGACCATCACCGAGAAGCTGCGCAAGCACGGTGTTGTCGGCAAGTTCGTGGAATTCTACGGCGAGGGTGTTGCGGCAGTGCCGCTGGCCAACCGCGCCACGATCGGCAACATGAGCCCGGAGTTCGGCTCCACGGCTGCCATGTTCCCGATCGACTCCGTCACGATCGACTACCTGCGCCTGACCGGCCGTTCCGACGACCAGCTTGCCCTGGTCGAGGCGTACGCCAAGGAGCAGGGCCTCTGGCACGATCCCTCCGTCGAGATCAAGTTCTCCGAGTACCTCGAGCTGGACCTCTCCACGGTGGTTCCCTCGATCTCCGGCCCGAAGCGTCCCCAGGACCGCATCGAGCTCACGAACGCCAAGGGCCAGTTCCGTTCGGACCTGAAGAACTACGTTGCAGCGGATGCAAACGCCGACGGCAACACGGTGGACGAGTCGCTGGAAGAATCCTTCCCGGCCTCCGACGCCCCGTCCTTCACGCATGCCGACAACCACGCCAACGACACCGAGCGCGTAGTGGTTTCCGCCGCCGCCGGTGCCAACGGCCGCGCGTCGGCCCCGATCCACGTGAAGAACGAATCCGGCGTCGAGTTTGAACTCGACCACGGTGCCGTCTCGATCGCCTCGATCACCTCCTGCACCAACACGTCCAACCCGTCGGTCATGCTGGCGGCGGCAGTGCTGGCCCGCAACGCCGTCAACAAGGGCCTGGTCTCCAAGCCCTGGGTCAAGACCTCCGTTGCCCCCGGCTCCAAGGTAGTCACCGACTACTACGAAAAGTCCGGCCTGGTGCCGTACCTGGAGAAGCTCGGCTTCTACACGGTCGGCTACGGCTGCGCCACCTGCATCGGCAACTCCGGCCCGCTGGACACCGAAATCTCCGCGGCCATCGCCGAGAACGACCTCTCCGTGACGGCCGTGCTCTCCGGTAACCGCAACTTCGAGGGCCGCATCAACCCGGACGTGAAGATGAACTACCTGGCCTCCCCGCCACTGGTCATCGCCTACGCCCTGGCCGGAAGCATGGACTTCGACTTCGAGACCGACGCCCTGGGCCAGGACGACGCCGGCAACGACGTCTTCCTTGCCGACATCTGGCCGAACCCGGTGGAAGTCCAGGAAGTCATGGACGCCTCGATCGACCGCGAGATGTTCACGAACTCCTACGCCACCATCTTCGACGGTGACGACCGCTGGAAGTCCCTGGAGACCCCGGAAGGCAACACCTTCGAATGGGATCCCAAGTCCACCTACGTGCGCAAGCCCCCGTACTTCGAGGGCATGAAGGCCGAGGCCGAGCCCGTTGAGGACATCACCGGCGCCCGCGTCCTGCTCAAGCTGGGCGACTCGGTCACGACCGACCACATCAGCCCGGCCGGTTCGTTCAAGTCCGAAACCCCCGCCGGCCAGTACCTGCTGGCCAACGGCGTGGAACGCAAGGACTTCAACTCCTACGGCTCACGCCGTGGAAACCACGAGGTCATGATTCGCGGCACCTTCGCGAACATCCGCATCCGCAACCAGCTCCTGGACAACGTGGAGGGCGGTTTCACCCGCGACTTCACGGTTGCCGGCGGCCCGCAGGCCTACGTCTACGACGCCTCCATCAACTACCAGGCCGCGGGCACCCCGCTGGTGGTCCTCGCGGGCAAGGAATACGGTTCCGGCTCCTCGCGTGACTGGGCTGCCAAGGGTACGGCACTGTTGGGCGTGAAGGCGGTTGTGGCCGAAAGCTACGAGCGCATCCACCGTTCCAACCTGATCGGCATGGGCGTGCTGCCGCTGCAGTACCCGGCCGGCCAGAACGCCGAGTCCCTGGGCCTGAGCGGCACCGAGACGTTCTCCGTCGAGGGTGTGACCGAGCTGAACAACGGCACCACGCCGAAGACGCTCAAGGTCACCGCCACCGCCGAGGACGGCACGCCGGTCAGCTTCGACGCCGTGCTGCGCATCGACACCCCAGGCGAAGCGGACTACTACCGCAACGGCGGCATCCTGCAGTACGTGCTGCGCCAGATCTCCGGATCCTAG
- a CDS encoding HAD-IC family P-type ATPase — translation MNRDLTRSKPKSTILAERRDEHRRAALAEARARLAPVDAVVLARDGLDAAQLAERRDAELVNVVAHESSRSIAAIVRSNVLTLFNGVLGSALVLVLLVGDPRDALFGFIVLANAAIGVLQEYRAKRTLDKLAVLHAPKARVRRGGTDHDIAVAEVLQDDVLLLRTGDQIPADAIVLSAESLEVDESLLTGESDPVVKGPGDLALSGSAVVAGHGAARVHRVGAESYASALTAEARRFSLVNSEIRNSINRIILYITWALIPIILLVINGQMNAHGGWAESINSGKWREAVVSAVASIVAMIPEGLVLLTSVSFGLAAVTLARRNVLVQELPAVEGLARVDMVCLDKTGTLTEGRMELADTTVLAAVPGWESALAFSAVHPNANATAAALAPAYGTPPTDAPAWIVPFSSARKYSAATFGTGSTAAGTWVLGAPDIVLAAGSLDGSVDGSLETGHDDALTLSHDLAGRGLRAVVLAHRPASNLVEGEGELELAGLVPVALLAFREKVRPDAAATLQYFRDQGVALKIISGDNPRTVAAVARDVGFDFSGDGFDARELPAERDAMAEVLARESVLGRVTPEQKKSIVLALQSRGHVVAMTGDGVNDALALKHADIGIAMGTGAPATKAVSRLVLLDGQFSHLPSVVAEGRRVIANVERVANLFLTKTAYAVIISIVIGILLWRYPFLPRQLSIVSSMTIGIPAFFLALLPNARRYQPGFLRRALLFSVPAGAILAGCIMAVYAFSRAFPNPLLTDAEAVTTGQTATTMTVLLVALWVLGALARPFDVWRALLVAAMVAGLVLIMAIPFARNFFALDIPSGPLLAVTIGVTATGCLAVELLYRFLKKHGAVSERE, via the coding sequence TTGAACCGGGACCTGACCCGCAGCAAACCAAAAAGCACCATCCTGGCTGAGCGGCGCGACGAACACCGTCGCGCCGCCCTGGCCGAGGCCCGGGCAAGGCTGGCGCCGGTCGACGCCGTCGTGCTGGCACGGGACGGGCTCGACGCCGCCCAGCTGGCCGAACGCCGGGACGCCGAGCTCGTCAACGTGGTGGCGCACGAGAGCAGCCGCAGCATTGCCGCGATCGTGCGCTCCAACGTGTTGACGTTGTTCAACGGAGTGCTGGGCAGCGCCCTTGTGCTGGTGCTGCTGGTCGGGGACCCCCGGGACGCCCTGTTTGGCTTCATCGTGCTGGCCAACGCCGCGATCGGGGTGCTGCAGGAATACCGGGCCAAGCGCACGCTCGACAAACTCGCCGTGCTGCACGCACCCAAGGCCCGGGTGCGCCGCGGCGGCACCGACCACGACATCGCCGTGGCCGAGGTCCTTCAGGACGACGTCCTGCTGCTGCGCACCGGCGACCAGATCCCGGCGGACGCGATCGTCCTCTCCGCCGAGTCGCTGGAGGTTGACGAATCGCTGCTGACGGGGGAGTCGGACCCCGTCGTCAAGGGACCCGGGGACTTGGCGCTGTCCGGCTCGGCCGTCGTGGCCGGACACGGCGCCGCGAGGGTCCACCGGGTCGGTGCCGAGTCCTACGCCAGCGCTCTCACGGCCGAGGCCCGCCGGTTCTCGCTGGTCAACTCGGAAATCCGCAATTCGATCAACCGGATCATCCTGTACATCACCTGGGCATTGATTCCCATCATCCTGCTCGTCATCAACGGCCAGATGAACGCCCACGGCGGCTGGGCCGAATCCATCAACTCCGGCAAATGGCGAGAGGCCGTGGTGAGCGCCGTGGCCAGCATCGTGGCGATGATCCCCGAGGGCCTGGTGCTGCTGACCAGTGTTTCCTTCGGCCTGGCCGCCGTGACGCTGGCCCGGCGCAACGTGCTGGTCCAGGAGCTGCCGGCCGTGGAGGGCCTGGCCCGCGTGGACATGGTGTGCCTGGACAAGACCGGCACGCTGACCGAGGGGCGGATGGAGCTGGCCGACACCACCGTCCTGGCCGCCGTGCCCGGCTGGGAAAGCGCTCTGGCGTTCTCGGCCGTCCACCCCAACGCCAACGCGACGGCGGCCGCCCTGGCCCCCGCCTACGGGACCCCGCCCACGGACGCGCCGGCTTGGATCGTCCCGTTCAGCAGCGCCCGCAAATACAGCGCCGCCACGTTTGGTACCGGCTCGACGGCGGCCGGCACCTGGGTGCTCGGCGCGCCCGACATCGTGCTGGCCGCGGGCAGCCTCGACGGCAGCGTCGACGGCAGTCTTGAGACGGGCCACGACGACGCGCTGACGCTCTCCCACGACCTCGCCGGGCGCGGACTGCGCGCCGTCGTCCTGGCCCACCGGCCGGCGTCGAACCTCGTGGAAGGTGAAGGCGAGCTGGAGCTGGCCGGCCTGGTGCCCGTGGCGCTGCTGGCGTTCCGGGAAAAGGTGCGCCCGGACGCCGCCGCCACCCTGCAATACTTCCGCGACCAGGGCGTGGCGCTGAAGATCATCTCCGGCGACAACCCGCGCACCGTGGCGGCCGTGGCCCGCGACGTCGGCTTTGACTTCTCCGGCGACGGCTTCGACGCCCGGGAACTGCCCGCCGAGCGCGACGCCATGGCGGAGGTCCTGGCCCGCGAAAGCGTTCTGGGACGCGTAACACCCGAGCAAAAAAAGTCCATTGTGCTGGCCCTGCAGAGCCGCGGCCACGTGGTGGCCATGACGGGCGACGGCGTCAACGACGCCCTGGCGCTCAAGCACGCCGACATCGGCATCGCGATGGGCACGGGCGCACCCGCGACGAAGGCAGTCTCGCGCCTGGTGCTCCTGGACGGCCAGTTCTCGCACCTGCCCTCCGTGGTGGCGGAAGGGCGGCGGGTCATCGCCAATGTGGAGCGCGTGGCCAACCTGTTCCTGACCAAGACCGCCTACGCCGTCATCATCTCGATCGTGATCGGCATCCTGTTGTGGCGCTACCCGTTCCTGCCGCGGCAGCTGTCCATTGTGAGTTCCATGACCATCGGCATCCCGGCGTTCTTCCTTGCGTTGCTGCCCAACGCCCGGCGCTACCAGCCCGGATTCCTGCGCCGGGCGCTGCTGTTCTCCGTCCCGGCCGGCGCCATCCTGGCCGGCTGCATCATGGCCGTGTACGCATTCTCCCGGGCGTTCCCCAACCCGCTGCTTACCGACGCCGAAGCCGTCACCACGGGCCAAACCGCCACGACCATGACGGTGCTGCTGGTGGCCCTGTGGGTGCTGGGCGCCCTGGCCCGGCCGTTCGACGTTTGGCGGGCCCTGCTGGTGGCAGCCATGGTGGCCGGGCTGGTGTTGATCATGGCCATCCCGTTCGCCCGGAATTTCTTTGCCCTCGACATCCCGTCCGGACCCCTCCTAGCGGTTACGATTGGCGTAACTGCAACAGGTTGCCTGGCGGTCGAACTGCTGTACCGTTTCCTGAAAAAGCACGGGGCCGTCTCCGAACGCGAGTAA
- the dxs gene encoding 1-deoxy-D-xylulose-5-phosphate synthase, whose amino-acid sequence MGLLETIAHPRDLNKLNDAQMEALAAEIREFLISNVSQTGGHLGPNLGVVELTLAIHRVFDSPRDSVIFDTGHQSYVHKLVTGRQDFSTLRQQGGMSGYPSRAESVHDIVESSHASSSLSWADGISRARKLNGEGDRYVVAVIGDGALTGGMTWEALNNIAADKDRRVIIVVNDNGRSYAPTVGGLADYLASLRPAIDHVRTHKKYEASMSWGKKRLQDGNVAGQFVYKSLHAAKKGIKDWWAPQGLFDDLGLKYVGPVDGHDEKAMEAALTAAKNYGGPVIVHAFTQKGRGYAPARAHQDDQFHAVGVIDPETGISVEAPSGKSWTGVFGEEIAQIAAERPDIVGITGAMLIPVGLQKFADRFPDRVIDVGIAEQHALTMAAGMAFGGLHPVVAIYATFLNRGFDQLLMDVALHKAGVTVVLDRAGVTGPDGASHHGMWDMSMLQIIPGLHLAAPRDAVRLREELREAVAISDAPSVVRYSKGTVGPEIKAIERLRDGVDILSRTSDAVSNGTHPDSDVLIVSVGAMSELALDVAGRIKAQGITATVVDPRWVMPVPASIVQLASHHRIVIVIEDGVRAGGVGSRIRQELRAAGVDTALNEVGLPVEFLDHGTRGEVLERVGLTGQRVAQDVVEQVLGTKVPFARPLPGHPAPRTGQLPIL is encoded by the coding sequence ATGGGACTTTTGGAAACCATCGCGCATCCGCGGGATCTCAACAAGCTCAACGACGCCCAGATGGAAGCGCTTGCCGCGGAAATCAGGGAATTTCTGATCAGCAACGTCTCCCAGACCGGCGGCCACCTGGGCCCCAACCTGGGCGTGGTGGAGCTGACCCTTGCCATTCACCGCGTGTTTGACTCCCCGCGGGACTCCGTCATCTTCGACACCGGCCACCAGTCCTATGTGCACAAGCTGGTCACCGGCCGGCAGGACTTCTCCACCCTGCGCCAACAAGGCGGCATGTCGGGCTACCCGTCCCGGGCCGAATCCGTCCACGACATCGTCGAAAGCTCCCACGCATCCTCCTCACTGTCCTGGGCCGACGGCATTTCCCGGGCCCGCAAGCTTAACGGCGAAGGCGACCGGTACGTCGTCGCGGTCATTGGCGACGGCGCCCTGACCGGCGGCATGACCTGGGAGGCGCTGAACAACATCGCCGCCGACAAGGACCGCCGCGTGATCATCGTGGTCAACGACAACGGCCGCTCCTACGCGCCCACGGTGGGCGGCCTGGCCGACTACCTCGCGTCGCTGCGGCCCGCGATCGACCACGTGCGCACGCACAAGAAGTACGAGGCCTCCATGTCGTGGGGCAAGAAGCGGCTCCAGGACGGCAATGTCGCCGGCCAGTTTGTCTACAAGAGCCTGCATGCCGCCAAGAAGGGCATCAAGGACTGGTGGGCGCCGCAGGGCCTCTTCGACGACCTCGGCCTGAAGTATGTGGGCCCCGTGGACGGCCACGACGAGAAAGCCATGGAGGCCGCACTGACCGCCGCCAAGAACTACGGCGGCCCCGTGATCGTGCACGCCTTCACGCAGAAGGGCCGCGGCTACGCGCCGGCCCGCGCACACCAGGACGACCAGTTCCACGCCGTGGGCGTCATCGACCCCGAGACGGGCATCTCCGTGGAGGCCCCCAGCGGCAAGTCCTGGACCGGCGTTTTTGGCGAGGAAATCGCCCAGATCGCCGCCGAACGCCCCGACATCGTGGGCATCACCGGCGCCATGCTGATCCCCGTGGGCCTGCAAAAGTTCGCCGACAGGTTCCCCGACCGCGTGATCGACGTCGGCATTGCCGAACAGCACGCCCTGACCATGGCCGCCGGCATGGCGTTTGGCGGCCTGCACCCAGTGGTGGCAATCTATGCGACCTTCCTGAACCGCGGCTTCGACCAGCTGCTCATGGACGTGGCCCTGCACAAGGCCGGCGTCACGGTGGTCCTGGACCGTGCCGGCGTCACGGGCCCCGACGGCGCCAGCCACCACGGCATGTGGGACATGTCCATGCTGCAGATCATCCCCGGCCTGCACCTGGCCGCCCCGCGCGACGCCGTGCGGCTGCGGGAGGAACTGCGCGAGGCCGTGGCCATTTCCGACGCCCCCAGCGTGGTCCGCTACTCCAAGGGCACCGTGGGGCCGGAGATCAAGGCCATCGAGCGCCTGCGCGACGGCGTGGACATCCTGTCCCGCACCTCCGACGCCGTCTCCAACGGCACGCACCCCGACTCCGATGTGCTCATTGTCAGCGTCGGCGCCATGAGCGAACTGGCCCTGGACGTGGCCGGACGCATCAAGGCCCAGGGCATCACGGCGACGGTCGTAGACCCGCGCTGGGTCATGCCCGTGCCCGCCTCGATCGTGCAGCTGGCCTCCCACCACCGGATCGTCATCGTCATCGAGGACGGCGTGCGGGCCGGCGGGGTCGGTTCGCGGATCCGCCAGGAACTGCGGGCCGCCGGCGTCGACACCGCCCTGAACGAGGTGGGCCTGCCGGTGGAGTTCCTTGACCACGGCACCCGCGGCGAGGTCCTCGAACGCGTCGGGCTGACCGGACAGCGGGTGGCGCAGGACGTCGTCGAGCAGGTCCTGGGCACCAAGGTGCCGTTCGCCCGCCCGCTGCCCGGCCACCCGGCACCGCGCACCGGCCAGCTGCCCATCCTGTGA
- a CDS encoding aldo/keto reductase, producing MIEYRQVGASGLTVSTVGLGCNNLGRSGTVTESQEGSDAVVHAALDAGITLFDVADTYGKAPGVSETFLGKALGKERENVIVATKFGMDAQGANGVDWGRRGSRKYIMQSVEASLRRLNTDFIDLYQFHTPDRFTPIAETLAALDELVTAGKVRYIGNSNMAGWQIAEAEFTARISGGSRFISSQNHYNLLDRRAELEVTPAAEAFGLGVLPYFPLANGLLTGKYSAGVAPEGSRLSHVRQNLVADADYDQLRAFGDFAAARGLNELQVAFSWLAAQPSVASVIAGATKPEQIRQNAQAADWKPSAEELAELDAIFPRTPKVALF from the coding sequence ATGATTGAATACCGCCAAGTGGGCGCCTCCGGACTGACCGTATCCACCGTAGGACTGGGCTGCAACAATCTGGGCCGCAGCGGCACGGTGACCGAATCGCAGGAGGGGTCCGACGCCGTCGTGCACGCCGCGCTGGACGCCGGGATTACGCTCTTTGACGTGGCCGACACCTACGGCAAGGCGCCCGGGGTCAGCGAAACTTTCCTCGGCAAGGCGCTTGGCAAGGAACGCGAAAACGTCATTGTCGCGACCAAGTTCGGCATGGACGCCCAGGGTGCCAACGGCGTCGACTGGGGCCGCCGCGGCTCGCGCAAGTACATCATGCAGTCCGTGGAGGCGTCGCTGCGCCGCCTGAACACCGACTTCATCGACCTGTACCAGTTCCACACGCCCGACCGTTTCACGCCGATCGCCGAGACCCTTGCGGCCCTGGACGAGCTCGTCACGGCCGGCAAGGTCCGCTACATCGGCAACTCGAACATGGCCGGCTGGCAGATTGCCGAGGCCGAATTCACGGCCCGCATCTCCGGCGGCAGCCGCTTCATTTCCAGCCAAAACCATTACAACCTGCTGGACCGCCGCGCCGAGCTGGAGGTCACCCCCGCCGCCGAAGCCTTTGGCCTGGGCGTGCTGCCGTACTTCCCGCTCGCCAACGGCCTGCTCACGGGCAAGTACAGCGCCGGCGTGGCCCCGGAAGGCAGCCGGCTAAGCCATGTGCGGCAAAACCTGGTGGCGGATGCCGACTATGACCAGCTGCGGGCCTTCGGCGACTTTGCCGCCGCGCGCGGGCTGAACGAGCTGCAGGTCGCGTTCTCCTGGCTCGCCGCGCAGCCGTCGGTGGCCAGCGTCATCGCCGGCGCCACGAAGCCCGAACAAATCCGCCAGAACGCGCAGGCTGCCGACTGGAAGCCGTCCGCGGAAGAACTGGCCGAGCTGGACGCGATCTTCCCGCGCACCCCCAAGGTGGCCCTCTTCTAG
- a CDS encoding class I SAM-dependent RNA methyltransferase produces MSDTPSTMSRLTVTVGPVAHGGHCVARHEGRVIFVRHAIPGETVEIALTEHDDDAKFWRADVTKVLEAAPERVNHFWPEADALRAGARGASPIGGAEFGHISRPGQLALKTAVVREQLERLGKMAAADIDAVFAGVEDVDANGSEAQAAGLGWRTRVGFAVTPGGKLGMHAHRSHTVLPVHEMPLAVPVVDDLRLWELDYTGIERVEVAAPANGSGVLVLLAPAPGLGEKAAGHALKRISRALAGRPVPPSVAGWNPETGAISVINGRGWVKETTDDHEFRVTGDGFWQIHRNAPKVLTDAALGFLLAGGHLNDGANVADLYAGAGLFTAPLADAVGPEGSVLSVEGAPGTSRDARKNLHAASQVQIVQGRVERVLAEKLPEGGRRRFDAVVLDPPRAGAGKIAVRALIATRPAAIAYVSCDPAAFARDVSYFAAAGWTVSKLRAFDLYPHTHHVETVALLTPAARAV; encoded by the coding sequence CCGGCGAGACCGTGGAGATTGCGCTGACCGAGCACGACGACGACGCCAAGTTCTGGCGCGCCGACGTCACCAAGGTCCTCGAAGCGGCCCCCGAGCGCGTCAACCACTTCTGGCCCGAGGCCGACGCCCTGCGCGCCGGTGCCCGCGGCGCGTCCCCCATCGGCGGGGCCGAGTTCGGCCACATTTCCCGGCCGGGCCAGCTGGCCCTGAAAACCGCAGTGGTCCGCGAACAGCTCGAACGCCTCGGCAAGATGGCTGCTGCCGACATCGACGCGGTGTTCGCCGGCGTCGAGGACGTGGATGCCAACGGCAGCGAAGCGCAGGCGGCCGGCCTGGGCTGGCGCACCCGCGTGGGCTTCGCGGTCACCCCCGGCGGCAAGCTGGGCATGCACGCACACCGCTCCCACACGGTGCTGCCCGTCCATGAAATGCCGCTGGCCGTCCCGGTCGTCGACGACCTCCGCCTGTGGGAGCTTGACTACACCGGCATCGAGCGCGTGGAGGTTGCGGCCCCCGCCAACGGCTCCGGCGTGCTGGTGCTGCTGGCCCCGGCCCCCGGACTGGGGGAGAAGGCCGCCGGGCACGCGCTCAAGCGCATCTCCCGCGCCCTGGCCGGCCGTCCCGTGCCGCCGTCGGTTGCCGGCTGGAACCCGGAAACCGGGGCCATCTCGGTCATCAACGGCCGCGGCTGGGTCAAGGAAACCACCGACGACCACGAGTTCCGGGTCACCGGCGACGGCTTCTGGCAGATCCACCGCAACGCCCCCAAGGTCCTCACCGATGCCGCCCTCGGCTTCCTGCTTGCGGGCGGGCACCTCAACGACGGCGCCAACGTCGCCGACCTGTACGCGGGCGCCGGGCTGTTCACCGCACCCCTGGCCGACGCCGTCGGCCCCGAGGGCAGCGTCCTGTCCGTGGAGGGCGCACCCGGCACCAGCCGGGACGCGCGCAAGAACCTCCACGCCGCGAGCCAGGTGCAGATTGTCCAGGGCCGCGTCGAGCGCGTGCTGGCCGAAAAGCTGCCCGAGGGCGGGCGCCGCCGCTTCGACGCCGTGGTCCTTGACCCGCCGCGCGCAGGCGCCGGCAAGATCGCCGTCCGGGCGCTCATCGCCACCCGGCCCGCGGCCATCGCCTACGTCTCCTGCGACCCGGCAGCCTTTGCCCGCGACGTGTCCTACTTCGCCGCGGCCGGCTGGACCGTTTCGAAGCTGCGCGCGTTCGATTTGTACCCGCACACCCACCACGTGGAGACGGTGGCACTGCTGACCCCGGCGGCCCGGGCAGTCTAG
- a CDS encoding DUF402 domain-containing protein — MTAPDTGTVAEANPRQGELIVARNRKYDGLAHWVVPGRYLGEDEHGHWIFQGTNEFISRPGAALYTASDAVLLVPHGGDWVATFYDDAHPGGVELYIDLATDFGWRRIRPGVVEFHMVDMDLDVVRTKERGLYVDDEDEFAHHRVLMNYPAELCTRMEEACAELVDAVASRRAPFDGRDAAWFTLGRTLP, encoded by the coding sequence GTGACGGCGCCGGACACCGGAACCGTGGCGGAGGCAAACCCCCGGCAGGGCGAGTTGATTGTTGCCCGCAACCGCAAATACGACGGGCTGGCCCACTGGGTGGTGCCCGGGCGGTATCTGGGCGAGGACGAGCACGGGCACTGGATCTTCCAGGGCACCAACGAGTTCATTTCGCGCCCAGGCGCCGCCCTGTACACGGCCTCGGACGCCGTCCTGCTGGTCCCGCACGGCGGCGACTGGGTGGCGACGTTCTACGACGACGCCCACCCGGGCGGCGTGGAACTCTACATCGACCTCGCCACCGACTTCGGTTGGCGGCGGATCCGGCCCGGCGTCGTGGAATTCCACATGGTCGACATGGACCTTGATGTGGTCCGCACCAAGGAGCGGGGACTGTATGTCGACGACGAAGACGAGTTTGCGCACCACCGCGTGCTGATGAATTACCCGGCCGAACTGTGCACCCGCATGGAAGAGGCCTGCGCCGAACTGGTGGACGCCGTAGCGTCCCGCCGGGCGCCCTTTGACGGCCGCGACGCGGCCTGGTTCACCCTAGGAAGGACACTGCCATGA